From Halotia branconii CENA392, the proteins below share one genomic window:
- the scyF gene encoding scytonemin biosynthesis PEP-CTERM protein ScyF (ScyF is a conserved protein in biosynthesis systems for the scytonemin, a Trp-derived cyanobacterial natural sunscreen, although it is not absolutely required.), whose product MGLVKNLSIGIIGAGFTVLTTVAQVKAVTLTYDRSIGSPGFGPGELFVPQGIAVDSQGNTLIANGRGVNPDGTPNYNLGNKIEIFNPSGQYIGAIGSGGTGPGQFDEPTTVDFSPVTGDLYSGDVYNNRINQFDSQGNFIRSFANGEFTPLVEGRLFFGPSGLTFDKDGNVYVGDFNGERILKYTSDGQQLGVIGGTRGTAPGQFQGVAGVRISPVSGNIFVADQYNNRVQVLDPNGNPLLAFGSAGSEPGQLLQPIGIEVDDQENVYVADSINSRVQVFDKNGNFLTSFGQPALDASGNPVPPPALTGPPFGDPLDLTPGRFNWTGGTSYKDGKLYVGDFFQGRVQVLNVEDRAKVPEPNSALGLALLGLGATTVTLRKRRQQKPVITLEKA is encoded by the coding sequence CTTTGGCCCTGGAGAACTGTTTGTTCCCCAAGGGATAGCGGTGGATAGCCAAGGGAATACCCTCATAGCTAACGGACGCGGTGTTAACCCCGATGGTACTCCTAACTACAACCTTGGTAACAAAATTGAAATATTTAATCCTAGCGGTCAGTATATTGGAGCAATTGGCTCCGGTGGTACAGGACCTGGGCAGTTTGACGAGCCAACAACTGTAGACTTTAGTCCAGTAACAGGGGATCTGTATTCAGGTGACGTTTACAACAACCGCATCAATCAATTCGATTCTCAGGGTAACTTTATTAGATCCTTTGCAAATGGAGAATTTACTCCTCTAGTAGAGGGTAGATTGTTCTTTGGACCATCTGGTTTGACATTTGACAAAGATGGCAACGTGTACGTTGGTGATTTTAACGGCGAAAGGATTCTTAAATATACATCAGACGGACAGCAACTTGGTGTCATTGGTGGTACTAGAGGCACTGCACCTGGACAATTTCAAGGTGTAGCAGGTGTAAGAATTTCTCCAGTTAGTGGAAATATCTTTGTAGCTGACCAGTATAATAACCGCGTTCAAGTACTTGATCCAAATGGTAATCCTCTGTTGGCATTTGGTTCAGCAGGTAGCGAACCTGGACAGCTTCTTCAGCCAATTGGCATCGAAGTGGACGACCAAGAGAATGTTTATGTAGCTGATTCTATCAACAGCCGCGTACAGGTGTTTGATAAAAACGGTAACTTCTTGACTTCCTTCGGTCAACCAGCCCTAGATGCATCAGGGAACCCAGTCCCGCCTCCAGCATTAACCGGCCCTCCTTTTGGCGACCCCCTCGACCTCACTCCCGGCAGATTTAACTGGACGGGTGGTACAAGCTACAAAGACGGCAAACTCTATGTGGGCGATTTCTTCCAAGGTCGCGTTCAAGTATTAAACGTAGAAGATAGAGCAAAAGTGCCTGAACCTAATTCAGCATTAGGTTTGGCGTTGCTTGGGCTTGGAGCTACTACTGTTACATTGAGAAAACGTCGTCAGCAAAAGCCAGTCATTACTTTGGAGAAAGCATAA
- a CDS encoding EboA family metabolite traffic protein, whose translation MSAVIHLDLTSINDLLRHWIVLQVTQEAVTWLDEKQEQIAKGASTRVFFTAFSAVPRYTGKNRLNLTLKDLKAASAIQTGWFPGDWTVDQAARTLLVLTLPQADVEKYLHILEQVFITADVGELVALYQALSLLPYPERLRKRAAEGVRSNMIAVFNAIALQNPYPAQYFDTLAWNQMILKALFVGSPLHLIQGLDSRANPELSRMVVDYAHERHSANRSIPAELWRLVG comes from the coding sequence ATGTCTGCTGTAATTCATCTAGACCTAACTAGTATTAACGACTTACTGCGTCACTGGATTGTACTGCAAGTTACTCAAGAAGCTGTTACTTGGCTAGATGAAAAGCAAGAGCAGATTGCCAAAGGTGCTAGTACGCGAGTATTTTTCACGGCATTCAGCGCTGTGCCACGTTACACAGGTAAAAATCGGCTGAATCTAACTTTAAAAGACTTAAAAGCAGCTTCGGCAATTCAAACAGGTTGGTTTCCTGGTGATTGGACTGTAGACCAAGCAGCTCGCACATTATTAGTATTAACTTTGCCACAAGCTGATGTAGAGAAATACTTGCATATTTTAGAACAAGTGTTCATAACTGCTGATGTGGGGGAATTAGTTGCACTATATCAAGCTTTATCTTTGCTGCCTTATCCAGAACGTTTGAGGAAACGCGCTGCTGAAGGTGTTCGCAGTAATATGATAGCGGTTTTCAATGCGATCGCTTTACAAAATCCTTATCCAGCGCAGTATTTTGATACTCTGGCATGGAATCAGATGATATTAAAAGCTTTGTTTGTAGGGAGTCCTTTGCATTTAATTCAGGGTTTGGATTCTCGTGCTAACCCAGAGTTATCGAGAATGGTAGTTGATTATGCTCATGAACGTCATAGTGCTAACCGTTCTATACCTGCTGAATTGTGGCGATTAGTGGGATGA
- a CDS encoding TatD family hydrolase codes for MMYIDPHIHMSSRTTDDYEMMRKSGIVAVIEPAFWLGQPRTTVGSFQDYFSSLVGWERFRAAQFGIKHYCTIGLNSKEANNEALAEQVMELLPLYACKEGVVAIGEIGYDDMTPAEDKYFRLQLELAKELNMLVMIHTPHRDKKAGTSRSMDVCIEHGLKPSQVIVDHNNEETVAEVLERGFWAAFTIYPNTKMGNARMVEVVREYGSVSEAGRDNVRRIIVDSSADWGVSDPLAVPKTALLMLERGIAEADVQKVCYQNALAAYSQSGQMQESDWLNSTPIDQRQLFNDNSVLRGQQPLVESRHDYALIE; via the coding sequence ATGATGTATATTGATCCTCACATTCACATGAGTTCTCGCACAACTGATGATTATGAAATGATGCGAAAGTCGGGAATTGTAGCGGTGATTGAACCGGCTTTTTGGTTAGGACAACCTCGTACTACTGTTGGTTCTTTTCAAGATTATTTCAGCAGTTTGGTTGGTTGGGAAAGATTTCGGGCTGCACAGTTTGGGATTAAGCATTACTGCACTATCGGCTTAAATTCTAAAGAAGCGAATAATGAAGCTTTGGCAGAACAAGTGATGGAATTGTTACCTTTATATGCTTGCAAGGAGGGTGTAGTTGCTATTGGTGAAATTGGCTATGATGATATGACACCAGCCGAAGATAAATACTTCCGCCTCCAGTTAGAATTGGCAAAAGAATTAAATATGTTGGTGATGATTCATACACCCCATCGTGATAAGAAAGCGGGTACAAGTCGCAGTATGGATGTGTGTATTGAACATGGTTTGAAGCCATCACAAGTAATCGTAGATCATAACAATGAAGAGACTGTTGCGGAAGTTTTAGAGCGAGGCTTCTGGGCAGCTTTCACAATTTACCCTAATACCAAAATGGGGAATGCCCGTATGGTAGAAGTTGTCCGCGAGTATGGCAGCGTTAGCGAAGCGGGACGTGATAACGTTCGTCGCATCATTGTAGATAGTAGCGCGGATTGGGGAGTTAGCGATCCTTTGGCTGTACCTAAGACTGCTTTACTGATGTTGGAAAGGGGAATTGCAGAAGCTGATGTACAAAAAGTTTGCTATCAAAATGCTCTTGCAGCTTACAGCCAAAGTGGTCAAATGCAAGAATCAGACTGGTTAAATTCAACTCCTATCGACCAGCGACAATTATTTAATGATAATTCTGTACTGCGAGGACAGCAACCATTAGTAGAGTCGCGCCATGATTATGCCCTCATTGAATGA
- the eboC gene encoding UbiA-like protein EboC (EboC, a homolog the polyprenyltransferase UbiA, belongs to system of proteins involved in the trafficking of precursor metabolites to an extracytoplasmic compartment so that the biosynthesis of certain natural products, such as scytonemin, can be completed.), protein MNTATSTFDRWWAYLQLMRPANIITAWADIMAGFAASGYFVFNHQFNLIPLLWLLLATTGLYGGGIVFNDVFDAQLDAKERPERPIPSGRASLSGATLLGIMLLSVGVAAAAQVSWLSAILAVAIASFALLYDAFGKHNSIFGPINMGVCRGGNLLLGASVLPMVLKEYWFLALISIVYIAAITILSRGEVHGAKLNTSVVALSLIIIVIAGLLGLGLLPNYQVIAALPFVVVFAVRVLLPFIQAVRKPTPEQIRIAVKAGVLSLIVLDSTLAAGFAGVLYGLIVLSLLPISIKLAQVFAVT, encoded by the coding sequence ATGAACACTGCAACATCAACTTTTGACCGCTGGTGGGCATATCTGCAATTGATGCGACCTGCTAATATTATTACCGCCTGGGCAGATATTATGGCTGGCTTTGCAGCTTCGGGGTATTTTGTTTTCAATCATCAGTTTAATCTAATTCCCCTGTTATGGTTGCTATTGGCTACCACTGGTTTGTACGGTGGAGGAATTGTATTTAATGATGTATTTGATGCCCAACTAGATGCCAAAGAACGACCAGAGCGACCGATACCTAGTGGTAGAGCATCTCTAAGTGGGGCAACTCTTCTTGGTATTATGCTGTTGAGTGTAGGTGTAGCAGCAGCTGCTCAAGTTTCTTGGTTAAGTGCTATTTTGGCTGTGGCGATCGCGTCCTTTGCTCTGTTGTATGATGCTTTTGGCAAACATAACTCTATTTTTGGTCCTATCAATATGGGAGTTTGCCGTGGAGGTAACTTATTACTAGGTGCAAGTGTTTTACCAATGGTACTCAAAGAATATTGGTTTTTAGCTTTGATTTCTATAGTATACATTGCTGCAATTACTATCCTCAGTCGGGGTGAAGTACACGGGGCAAAGCTGAACACCTCTGTAGTAGCGCTATCGCTCATTATTATAGTTATTGCCGGACTTTTAGGGTTAGGGCTATTACCAAATTATCAAGTTATTGCAGCATTACCATTTGTAGTTGTGTTCGCTGTGCGGGTGTTGTTGCCTTTTATCCAAGCAGTACGCAAACCTACCCCAGAGCAAATCCGTATTGCAGTTAAAGCTGGAGTTTTATCACTGATTGTTTTAGATAGTACTCTAGCAGCAGGTTTTGCAGGTGTTCTCTATGGCTTGATAGTTCTCAGCTTATTACCAATTTCGATAAAACTGGCACAAGTGTTTGCGGTGACTTAA
- a CDS encoding transposase produces the protein MLDILSLLQCLLPQINATTMRRMNQIIMAMLAMSGRATMLGISRWTDIGGSYRTMLRFFHTVIPWATLFWLFFRKHLWRKDEVYLLAGDEVVVSKSGKQTYGLDRFFSSLVNKPISGLSFFVLSLVSVEQRQSFPIQIEQVIKSNTKTNIQLSSEKIKTKEKRGRGRPKGSKNKNKTEVIFTSELLLIKKMINSLFKLVANFIPLTYLVVDGHFGNNNALQMARQVNLHIISKLRHDSALYIPYENPDYHKRSRRKYGDKLDYSNIPDKYLSKSSIEDEIQSDIYQATLLHKEFAQALNVVILVKTNLKTNVRSHVVLFSSDLELSFEKIIDYYKLRFQIEFNFRDAKQFWGLEDFMNLRQTAVTNAANFAFFMVNLSHHLLADFRLINPGSGIIDLKAHYRGFRYIHEILKMLPEIPEPILLNQIFAKLTSLGRIHPVSTGVEPS, from the coding sequence ATGTTGGACATCCTATCACTGTTACAATGCCTGCTACCGCAGATCAACGCTACGACGATGCGCCGAATGAACCAGATCATCATGGCCATGTTAGCAATGAGCGGCCGAGCCACCATGTTGGGAATTTCTCGTTGGACAGACATTGGTGGTAGTTATCGGACAATGTTGAGATTTTTTCATACAGTAATACCTTGGGCAACATTGTTTTGGCTGTTTTTTCGTAAACATTTATGGCGAAAGGATGAAGTATATTTGCTTGCCGGAGATGAAGTTGTAGTCAGCAAGTCGGGTAAACAGACTTATGGGTTGGATAGATTCTTCTCTAGCCTAGTAAACAAACCTATATCAGGGCTATCTTTCTTTGTCTTGTCGTTAGTAAGTGTTGAGCAAAGACAGTCATTTCCGATTCAAATAGAACAAGTAATCAAGAGTAATACTAAAACAAATATTCAGTTGTCAAGCGAAAAAATAAAAACCAAAGAAAAACGTGGACGTGGACGACCAAAAGGGAGTAAAAACAAAAATAAAACCGAAGTGATATTCACATCTGAACTATTGCTAATTAAAAAGATGATTAATTCACTATTCAAGTTAGTAGCTAATTTTATTCCCCTAACATACTTGGTAGTAGATGGTCATTTTGGTAACAACAACGCTTTACAGATGGCACGACAAGTGAACTTGCACATAATTTCCAAGTTGCGCCACGATTCAGCATTATATATCCCTTATGAAAATCCTGACTATCATAAACGCTCTCGTCGTAAATACGGTGACAAACTAGACTATAGTAATATACCTGACAAATATTTATCTAAAAGTAGCATTGAGGATGAGATTCAAAGTGATATTTATCAAGCCACTCTCCTTCACAAAGAATTTGCCCAAGCTCTAAATGTAGTGATTTTAGTCAAAACCAATCTTAAGACTAATGTTCGTAGCCATGTAGTTCTATTCTCCAGTGACCTGGAATTATCATTTGAAAAAATAATTGATTATTACAAACTCCGCTTTCAAATCGAGTTTAACTTCCGTGATGCAAAGCAGTTTTGGGGGTTGGAAGATTTTATGAATCTGAGGCAAACTGCGGTAACTAACGCTGCTAATTTCGCATTTTTTATGGTTAATTTATCTCATCATCTTCTCGCTGATTTTCGCCTCATTAATCCCGGCTCCGGCATTATTGACCTTAAGGCTCATTATCGTGGCTTTCGATATATCCATGAAATTTTAAAAATGCTTCCAGAAATCCCTGAGCCTATTTTATTAAACCAGATTTTTGCCAAGCTTACTTCTTTAGGACGCATTCATCCCGTTTCTACGGGCGTTGAACCCTCGTAA
- a CDS encoding glycosyltransferase family 4 protein → MHILIYSYNYHPEPIGIAPLMTELAEGLVERGHEVRVITGMPNYPQRQIYDGYKGKLYVTEQKNGVKIQRSYLRIKSKPNLIDRLLLELSFVFTSLPQALKGQRPDVILLTVPPLLVCLPATLLGWLYNCPVVLNVQDILPEAAVRVGLIKNKLIIRAFEALEKFAYRTAHTISVIADGFVDNLVQKNVPANKIACIPNWVNLNFIRPLSKQNNSWRNAHQLDNKFVVLYSGNIALTQGLETVVEAAVRLRHLKDIAFVIAGESKALARLQQHCLNCGADNVLLVPLQPREKLPQMLAAADVGLIVQKSNVISFNMPSKIPLLLASGRPIVGSVPATGTAAKAIQQSGGGIVVEPESPESLADAVQNLYENPVLAAQLGDKGRKFAVKNYAFEQALDSYEQLFADVIANQATNLDVLPKFTSKESLADI, encoded by the coding sequence ATGCATATTCTGATTTATTCTTACAACTATCATCCAGAGCCAATTGGAATTGCGCCCTTGATGACTGAACTAGCAGAAGGACTGGTAGAGCGAGGTCATGAAGTACGGGTAATTACAGGAATGCCCAACTATCCTCAGCGCCAGATTTACGACGGCTACAAGGGTAAGTTGTATGTTACAGAACAAAAAAATGGCGTTAAGATTCAACGCAGCTACTTACGGATAAAATCTAAACCTAACCTGATAGACCGACTGTTATTAGAGTTAAGCTTTGTCTTTACAAGTTTGCCACAAGCTCTCAAAGGCCAGCGACCTGATGTAATTCTTTTAACAGTACCACCACTATTGGTTTGTTTACCTGCAACTTTACTCGGTTGGTTATACAATTGCCCAGTAGTATTGAATGTGCAAGATATTCTTCCGGAAGCGGCTGTACGTGTGGGGTTAATTAAAAATAAATTAATCATCCGGGCTTTTGAAGCTTTAGAAAAATTTGCTTATCGTACTGCCCATACTATCAGCGTGATTGCCGATGGTTTTGTGGATAATTTAGTTCAAAAGAATGTACCTGCAAATAAAATTGCCTGTATTCCTAATTGGGTAAATTTGAATTTTATTAGACCTTTATCCAAGCAAAACAACTCTTGGAGAAACGCTCATCAATTAGATAATAAATTTGTGGTGCTTTATTCTGGTAATATTGCTCTCACCCAAGGTTTAGAGACAGTTGTAGAAGCAGCCGTTCGCTTGCGTCATCTCAAAGATATTGCTTTTGTGATTGCTGGGGAATCGAAAGCGTTGGCAAGATTGCAGCAACATTGTCTTAATTGTGGAGCAGATAATGTTTTGCTCGTGCCGTTACAACCACGAGAAAAACTACCCCAGATGTTAGCAGCAGCAGATGTGGGTTTAATTGTACAAAAAAGCAATGTAATTTCTTTTAATATGCCTTCTAAAATACCTTTGTTGTTGGCTAGTGGTCGCCCAATAGTGGGTTCAGTTCCCGCCACTGGTACTGCTGCTAAAGCTATCCAACAAAGTGGTGGCGGCATAGTTGTTGAGCCAGAGTCACCTGAATCTTTAGCTGATGCAGTACAGAATTTATACGAAAATCCGGTTTTAGCAGCGCAGCTTGGTGACAAAGGTAGAAAGTTTGCAGTTAAAAACTATGCCTTTGAACAAGCGCTGGATAGTTATGAACAGTTATTTGCTGATGTTATTGCTAACCAAGCTACGAATTTGGATGTTTTGCCCAAATTTACTTCCAAGGAATCGCTTGCTGATATTTAA